The following coding sequences are from one Paenibacillus stellifer window:
- a CDS encoding HesB/YadR/YfhF family protein, translating into MGISVSSEASGWFKRELGLDNGSSIRLFPRYSSGGGLHPGFSLGIAVEPPGRPGLLTESEGIVFYMEEQDLWYMEGHDLSILYDKNEDDIEYRYIPVSGGVQNGNAAEPDSAVRS; encoded by the coding sequence ATGGGTATTTCCGTAAGTTCCGAAGCGTCCGGCTGGTTCAAGCGTGAGCTGGGTCTGGATAACGGGTCAAGTATTCGCCTGTTCCCCCGCTACAGCTCGGGCGGCGGACTGCATCCGGGCTTCTCGCTCGGAATAGCGGTCGAGCCTCCGGGACGTCCGGGACTCCTTACGGAGTCGGAGGGGATTGTGTTCTACATGGAGGAACAGGATCTCTGGTATATGGAAGGTCATGATTTGTCGATCCTCTATGACAAGAATGAGGATGATATTGAATACCGGTATATCCCTGTTTCAGGCGGAGTGCAGAACGGAAACGCCGCCGAGCCGGATAGTGCGGTTCGTTCCTGA
- a CDS encoding ABC transporter ATP-binding protein produces MFSVLKDLGWFFSREKKRYAIGLILLIVAGVFELLPPRLLGSAIDEIVRGSITSGSLIRYIVMILALLLIIYWMTYIWMHNLFGGSNLVERLLRSRFMGRLMTLTPSFFEKNRTGDLMARATNDIRAVSATVGFGMLTLVDSTVFFSVVLFAMGFLVSWKLTLAAVLPLPLIAIAMAVYGKAIHDRYTLAQDAFGDMNDQVLESVSGIRVIRAYVQERHDEKRFADITDDVYRKNMAVARVDSFFEPTIRFCVGLSYIIGLTYGIYLVFRNQITLGDLVSFNMYLGMIVWPMFAIGELINVMQRGGASLERIDETLNSVPDVRDPEVTVPVASPDTIQFNHVTFRYPTSPIDNLTDISLTLHKGQTLGIVGRTGSGKSTLLKQLLHEYPAGTGSLTISDVPIQDISLDRLHSWMGYVPQEQILFSKTVRENIQFGLEGASDDKVLEAVSTAAFLGDLETLESGLDTLVGERGVSLSGGQKQRVSLSRAFIAEPEILILDDALSAVDARTEAQIVENIRSRRAGKTTLISTHRLSAIEHADQIVVLDGGVITERGTHQELLAKGGWYREQYERQQLENNLS; encoded by the coding sequence ATGTTTTCTGTGTTAAAAGATCTTGGCTGGTTCTTCAGCCGGGAGAAAAAGCGCTATGCGATCGGACTTATCCTTCTGATCGTAGCCGGCGTCTTTGAACTGCTTCCCCCGCGTCTCTTGGGGAGCGCCATTGATGAAATCGTACGCGGCTCCATCACCTCCGGCTCGCTGATCCGGTACATCGTCATGATACTGGCTTTGCTGCTCATCATTTACTGGATGACGTACATATGGATGCATAATCTGTTCGGAGGCTCCAACCTTGTTGAGCGGCTGCTGCGTTCCCGGTTCATGGGACGCTTGATGACGTTGACACCGTCTTTCTTTGAGAAGAACCGCACCGGCGACTTGATGGCCCGCGCAACCAATGATATCCGCGCTGTCTCCGCTACCGTAGGCTTCGGTATGCTGACGCTTGTCGACTCTACCGTGTTCTTCTCCGTTGTGTTGTTCGCCATGGGCTTTCTCGTCAGCTGGAAGCTGACGCTTGCCGCGGTGCTGCCGCTGCCCTTGATTGCCATCGCCATGGCCGTATATGGCAAAGCCATCCACGACCGCTACACACTGGCGCAGGACGCGTTCGGCGATATGAACGATCAGGTGCTGGAGTCGGTCTCCGGCATCCGCGTCATCCGCGCCTATGTCCAGGAGCGGCATGACGAGAAGCGGTTCGCGGATATAACGGATGATGTGTACCGCAAAAATATGGCCGTCGCCCGTGTGGACTCCTTCTTCGAGCCAACCATCCGCTTCTGCGTCGGACTGAGCTACATCATCGGACTGACTTACGGTATTTACCTTGTCTTCCGGAACCAGATCACACTCGGTGATCTCGTGTCCTTCAATATGTATCTCGGGATGATCGTGTGGCCGATGTTCGCCATCGGCGAGCTCATCAACGTCATGCAGCGGGGCGGCGCCTCGCTGGAACGGATTGACGAGACGCTGAATTCCGTGCCTGATGTGCGTGACCCGGAAGTGACCGTTCCGGTTGCTTCGCCGGATACCATTCAATTCAACCATGTGACGTTTCGCTACCCTACGTCACCTATCGATAATTTGACCGACATCAGCCTCACTCTGCACAAAGGCCAGACTCTCGGGATTGTCGGGCGGACCGGCAGCGGCAAGTCAACGCTGCTGAAGCAGCTGCTGCATGAATATCCCGCCGGCACCGGCAGTCTTACGATCTCAGATGTTCCGATCCAGGACATTTCACTGGATCGGCTGCACAGCTGGATGGGCTATGTGCCGCAAGAGCAAATTCTGTTCTCCAAGACCGTCCGCGAGAACATTCAGTTCGGACTTGAAGGCGCAAGCGACGACAAGGTCCTTGAAGCGGTATCCACCGCCGCCTTCCTGGGAGATTTGGAGACGCTGGAGAGCGGGCTGGACACACTTGTCGGCGAACGCGGCGTCTCCCTCTCCGGAGGCCAGAAGCAGCGGGTATCCTTGTCCCGGGCGTTCATTGCCGAGCCGGAGATTCTGATCCTGGACGACGCCTTGTCAGCGGTGGACGCACGGACCGAAGCACAGATCGTCGAGAATATCCGATCCCGGCGGGCGGGCAAGACTACCCTGATCTCCACCCACCGCCTGTCCGCGATCGAACATGCCGATCAGATCGTCGTGCTTGACGGCGGCGTGATCACTGAACGCGGCACCCATCAGGAGCTGCTGGCTAAGGGAGGCTGGTACCGTGAGCAGTACGAACGCCAGCAGCTGGAGAATAATTTGTCCTAG
- a CDS encoding YpdA family putative bacillithiol disulfide reductase: MHDVIIIGAGPCGLSAAIECRRLGLSAIIVEKHFIVHSIYRYPTHMQFFSTPELLEIGGIPFTSPHDKPYRHEALVYYRKAAELHQLDIAAYEEAVSIEKLEDGAFAVHTENRRGERKTRHGSAVIISTGYFDQPNWIGIPGEDLPKVTHYFGEAHPYTGMKVAIIGGSNSAVDAALELMRVGAEVDMVYRGDSISANIKPWVRPIFESMVDKGRIRLHLSSRVTEITPSYVTVTPADGEAPLRLENDFVLAMTGFRPDRRLVTDLGVIMDDEMDKPVFDPATMETNIQGVYVAGVIASGRNANEIFIETGRRHGALIAEHLASRRPARAGESR, from the coding sequence ATGCATGATGTGATCATTATCGGAGCGGGGCCCTGCGGGCTGTCCGCTGCAATCGAGTGCCGGCGGCTGGGACTGTCCGCGATTATCGTCGAGAAGCATTTTATCGTCCATTCCATTTACCGGTATCCGACACATATGCAGTTCTTCAGCACACCGGAGCTGCTGGAAATCGGGGGAATCCCATTTACTTCGCCTCATGATAAGCCTTACCGGCATGAAGCTCTGGTCTATTACCGCAAAGCCGCTGAGCTGCATCAGCTTGACATCGCGGCTTATGAGGAAGCTGTCTCCATCGAGAAGCTTGAGGACGGAGCCTTTGCCGTACATACGGAGAACCGGCGCGGAGAACGGAAGACCCGGCACGGCTCAGCCGTCATCATCTCGACCGGTTACTTCGATCAGCCGAACTGGATAGGCATTCCGGGCGAAGATTTGCCCAAGGTTACCCATTACTTCGGGGAAGCCCACCCGTATACCGGCATGAAGGTCGCGATCATCGGGGGCAGCAACTCGGCGGTAGATGCGGCTCTTGAGCTGATGCGGGTCGGAGCAGAGGTAGATATGGTCTACCGCGGCGACAGCATTTCCGCCAATATCAAGCCGTGGGTAAGGCCGATCTTCGAAAGCATGGTTGACAAAGGCCGGATCAGGCTGCATCTGTCATCCCGGGTAACAGAAATTACGCCGTCCTATGTCACGGTCACACCTGCGGACGGAGAAGCCCCCCTGCGGCTGGAGAACGACTTCGTGCTCGCGATGACCGGCTTTAGGCCGGACCGCAGACTTGTCACTGATCTGGGCGTCATTATGGATGATGAGATGGATAAGCCGGTCTTCGACCCGGCCACCATGGAGACGAACATCCAGGGCGTGTATGTCGCGGGCGTTATCGCCTCAGGACGCAACGCGAACGAGATCTTCATCGAGACAGGACGCCGGCACGGCGCGCTGATCGCCGAGCATCTGGCATCGAGACGGCCGGCCCGTGCAGGGGAGAGCCGGTAA
- a CDS encoding DUF441 domain-containing protein, which produces MDYVSLLLLGFAGLGIVSSNSTVTIAMLVLLLLKLLGLSQTFPWLEKYGLTAGIIILLIGVMTPLASGRISLQTVGQAFLHWKSLSAIGIGMMVAYLGGRGTTLLGSQPTIVAGLLIGTVLGVALFKGVPVGPLIAAGILSLIIGRG; this is translated from the coding sequence ATGGACTACGTCTCTCTCCTACTGCTCGGGTTCGCCGGACTCGGAATCGTGAGCAGCAATTCAACCGTAACGATCGCGATGCTGGTGCTTCTGCTTCTGAAGCTTCTCGGACTTTCGCAGACCTTTCCCTGGCTGGAGAAATACGGCCTTACGGCAGGGATTATCATTCTGCTTATCGGCGTTATGACCCCATTGGCGAGCGGCCGCATTTCCCTGCAGACGGTCGGCCAGGCCTTTCTGCACTGGAAATCGCTGTCCGCGATTGGAATCGGCATGATGGTCGCTTACTTGGGCGGCCGGGGAACAACCCTGCTCGGAAGCCAGCCGACGATTGTCGCGGGCCTTCTGATCGGAACCGTTCTCGGCGTCGCGCTGTTCAAAGGCGTTCCTGTCGGACCGCTGATTGCCGCCGGTATTCTCTCTTTGATTATCGGCAGAGGATAA